ATCCAATCTGCAAGTGCTCCCGAAACCATACTCCCAAGGGGTGCAACACTCAAGACGAGCATACCCTGAAGGGCATACACTCTGCCCAGCATCTCCGAAGGGGTAACTTCCATAAGATAGGTGGCAAGCGGTGTTGTAGCCAGCGGAATCCCCATACCCATCAGTAGACAAAAGACCGCTGCAACCGGCAGTTGGAAGGAAGTCATATAAGCGGGTAGTGCCGTCATCGCATAACTGAGACCCAACATGACAACACCGCTGATGACCAGCACACCTTTACGATAATTCGCTCCCCTTTGTGTCAACCATACACCGCTAAGCAACATACCTCCCACCATCAGCCCACTGAGCAGACTTAATCCCCCAGCGCCAGCATGCAACGTTTCAATGACATAGGGTGTACGGAGAACATTAAACGGCATCAGGCAGAAATTAACGAAGGCAAACAGGATGGAGACAATTAACAATAAGGCATGTTTACGGAGAAAATGAAAAGCTTCCGCCATTTCGGAGAATATACTACTTTTGTCGGATGGAAGAGAATTCATTTCAGTTGATGTTTTACTTTCATTGTTAGCAGATGTTAAGACTTCAGGGTAGCCTACTCGGCTCATCATTAAAGCACTTAGCGCAAACAACCCCGCATCAATCAAGATCGTCCAGGCAATGCCTATTGTAGCAATAAGGGCACCCGCCACTGCAAGTCCTGCGAGTTCGGCCACTCTGGTTGCGGAAGAGGACATGGCATTACCCGAAAGCAGCATCGATTGGGGAAGCAATCGGGGGACACTGGACACTTCCGCAGGAGTAGTGAAGCATTCCAGCAAAGAATTCAGAATCGTAATGACAAACAGATGCCAGACTTCAAGTTGGCCCAATCCAAACAGCAGAGCTGTAATACCCACTAACAACCCGCGACCCGTATTCGTAATCACAATCACTTTTTTGGGAGACATGCGATCAACCAAAGCACCGGCGAACAGTCCCAGAAGGATATTGGGCAAAAAATTCACCGCCAGCAACGTACCCATCAACACTTTCGAACCGGTTAGAATGTACACCATCC
The nucleotide sequence above comes from Paenibacillus sp. W2I17. Encoded proteins:
- a CDS encoding MFS transporter, coding for MSDNTAVGKQGMGELIRIRPYMQFMLSKVVSRFGDSIDSIAYSWMVYILTGSKVLMGTLLAVNFLPNILLGLFAGALVDRMSPKKVIVITNTGRGLLVGITALLFGLGQLEVWHLFVITILNSLLECFTTPAEVSSVPRLLPQSMLLSGNAMSSSATRVAELAGLAVAGALIATIGIAWTILIDAGLFALSALMMSRVGYPEVLTSANNESKTSTEMNSLPSDKSSIFSEMAEAFHFLRKHALLLIVSILFAFVNFCLMPFNVLRTPYVIETLHAGAGGLSLLSGLMVGGMLLSGVWLTQRGANYRKGVLVISGVVMLGLSYAMTALPAYMTSFQLPVAAVFCLLMGMGIPLATTPLATYLMEVTPSEMLGRVYALQGMLVLSVAPLGSMVSGALADWMTMPVLFIVFGIMLAMSAGMLLFSKSFRSAL